One part of the Phragmites australis chromosome 3, lpPhrAust1.1, whole genome shotgun sequence genome encodes these proteins:
- the LOC133910675 gene encoding putative B3 domain-containing protein Os03g0621600, with protein sequence MNDSCERCRVRDFWDIGDVDKYFFKVMLGDFRHQMTIPHKFVRRFRKKIQGTVKIKVCNGNTCNVVVANYPNKLVLEGGWGTFVSTHNIRLGDFLVFRYNGNFQFEVLIFDTSCCVKESSNVAGNICYHVQQRHRDLIEISSDSDDHQPMKSARSEEPTPIQKKGSNQCNKMNISLPTSHLSLFGNNRTHTITHLTPMQSMKVEKKVRAVCPDIPMFGTVMTKSNITRHPCYLGFCKKYANQFLPWEDQIGKLQLNGKLWQVQFRITNKNLRRLSVGWKEFVSDNRLQIGDICLFELLKNKMRLTMNVHIVRK encoded by the exons ATGAACGATTCTTGTGAAAGATGCAGAGTAAGGGATTTTTGGGATATAGGTGATGTGGACAAGTATTTCTTCAAGGTTATGCTGGGTGATTTTCGACATCAAATG ACCATACCACATAAATTTGTACGACGTTTTAGGAAGAAGATCCAAGGAACGGTCAAAATCAAAGTATGTAACGGTAACACTTGCAATGTTGTGGTTGCCAACTATCCGAATAAGTTGGTCCTCGAAGGAGGATGGGGGACATTTGTCAGCACTCATAACATAAGGCTTGGTGACTTCCTCGTATTCAGATACAATGGAAACTTTCAGTTTGAGGTTCTAATCTTTGATACGAGCTGTTGTGTGAAAGAATCCTCAAATGTTGCTGGGAACATTTGCTATCATGTTCAACAAAGGCACAGAGATCTTATTGAAATTTCAAGCGACTCTGATGACCACCAGCCCATGAAATCGGCAAGAAGTGAAGAGCCAACTCCAATTCAAAAAAAGGGATCAAACCAGTGCAACAAGATGAATATAAGTTTACCAACCAGTCACCTCAGCCTATTTGGTAATAACAGAACTCATACTATT ACACATCTCACTCCAATGCAAAGTATGAAAGTAGAAAAGAAAGTCCGAGCCGTTTGTCCTGACATCCCCATGTTTGGGACTGTCATGACAAAAAGCAACATTACTCGACACCCTTGCTATCTG GGCTTCTGTAAAAAATATGCCAATCAGTTTCTTCCATGGGAGGACCAAATTGGAAAGCTTCAGCTAAACGGCAAGCTCTGGCAAGTGCAGTTTCGTATTACGAATAAGAATTTGAGGAGGCTTTCTGTAGGGTGGAAGGAGTTTGTAAGTGATAACAGGCTGCAGATAGGTGATATCTGCCTCTTTGAACTACTGAAGAACAAAATGAGGCTCACGATGAACGTTCATATAGTTCGGAAATAG